A window of the Deltaproteobacteria bacterium genome harbors these coding sequences:
- the hisB gene encoding imidazoleglycerol-phosphate dehydratase HisB, which translates to MGKAKKTRKTAGRASVRTKPAGRTGMVKRTTRETDILLRLNLDGTGRYEIDTPVPFLSHMLAQLAVHGAMDLEVRASGDVEVDAHHTVEDVAICLGQAFREAAGDKAGIQRFGFFAAPLDEACCETVIDLSGRPHVVFNGDVPSGKIGNFDVEMVSHFFQSFANHALVTLHLTVRYGENRHHIVEALFKSFARALRVAVSPAASGGKPASTKGVL; encoded by the coding sequence ATGGGTAAAGCGAAAAAAACCAGGAAAACCGCCGGCAGGGCATCCGTACGGACGAAGCCCGCCGGGCGCACGGGAATGGTGAAGCGGACAACCCGCGAAACCGACATACTGCTACGCCTCAATCTCGACGGGACGGGCCGCTACGAGATCGATACGCCGGTGCCGTTCCTGTCCCACATGCTGGCGCAGCTTGCCGTTCACGGCGCAATGGACCTGGAAGTCCGGGCGTCCGGCGACGTGGAGGTGGACGCCCACCACACCGTCGAGGATGTGGCCATCTGTCTCGGACAGGCGTTCAGGGAGGCGGCCGGTGACAAGGCGGGGATCCAGCGGTTCGGTTTTTTCGCCGCGCCGCTGGATGAGGCCTGCTGCGAGACGGTCATTGACCTGTCGGGCCGTCCGCATGTGGTTTTCAACGGAGATGTTCCGTCGGGAAAGATCGGGAATTTCGACGTGGAGATGGTATCGCATTTCTTCCAGTCGTTCGCCAATCACGCACTGGTGACGCTGCACCTGACGGTCCGCTATGGCGAGAACCGCCATCACATTGTCGAGGCGCTGTTCAAGTCATTCGCCCGCGCACTCCGTGTGGCGGTGAGCCCGGCTGCGTCCGGCGGCAAGCCCGCCTCCACGAAGGGCGTTCTTTGA
- the hisC gene encoding histidinol-phosphate transaminase yields the protein MKLPPRFRDLVRPEVEEMKGYHVQAVQAKIRLDANELPYAPSLAFRAQLAAEFRKIQPNRYPESDPAALKKLILKRYRAPRDTQVVLGNGSDELIGMLLDVFAGPARSRPRLLVPNPAFSMFGIIGKSRGYEVVSVETDDEFDLDLKDVGRAVVRTPVNLVFLAMPNNPTGNCFDPDVVKWLLEDSGAIVVVDEAYGDFADSSWVDRLPRYPNLVVMKTLSKVGFATARFGMALCSEAVASRLERVRLPYNIGGLNLKVAEVALRNAAEMDRNVNRVIGQRDWLFDRLRRFETLKAYPSEANFLLVRVRGGDAIWLWDTLRRKGILVRNLSRPGRLDGCLRITVGTPAENRELVKALETLVD from the coding sequence GTGAAGCTCCCGCCTCGGTTTCGTGATCTCGTCCGCCCGGAAGTGGAGGAGATGAAGGGCTATCACGTTCAGGCTGTCCAGGCGAAAATCCGTCTCGACGCGAACGAACTGCCCTATGCGCCCTCGCTCGCGTTCCGCGCCCAGCTGGCGGCGGAATTCAGGAAAATCCAGCCGAACCGGTATCCCGAATCCGATCCTGCGGCGCTGAAGAAGCTGATCCTGAAGCGGTACCGGGCGCCCAGGGACACGCAGGTGGTGCTCGGGAACGGCTCCGACGAACTGATCGGGATGCTGCTGGATGTTTTTGCCGGTCCTGCCCGCTCCCGGCCGAGGCTGCTGGTGCCCAATCCGGCATTCTCCATGTTCGGGATCATCGGCAAGAGCCGCGGTTACGAGGTGGTGTCTGTCGAGACGGACGACGAATTTGATCTTGACCTGAAGGACGTGGGCCGTGCCGTGGTCAGGACACCCGTGAACCTCGTGTTCCTGGCCATGCCGAACAATCCGACCGGCAACTGCTTCGACCCGGATGTGGTGAAATGGCTGCTGGAGGACTCTGGCGCAATCGTGGTTGTGGACGAGGCCTACGGGGATTTTGCCGATTCAAGCTGGGTGGACCGGCTCCCGCGATATCCGAATCTGGTCGTGATGAAGACGCTCTCGAAGGTCGGGTTTGCGACCGCCCGTTTCGGGATGGCGCTCTGCAGCGAGGCTGTTGCTAGCCGGCTGGAGCGGGTCCGGCTCCCTTATAATATCGGGGGATTGAACCTGAAGGTGGCCGAGGTGGCGCTCCGTAATGCGGCCGAAATGGACAGGAACGTGAACCGGGTGATCGGACAGCGGGACTGGCTGTTTGACCGGCTCCGCCGGTTCGAGACGCTGAAGGCGTACCCGAGCGAGGCGAACTTCCTGCTCGTCCGGGTGCGGGGCGGTGATGCGATCTGGCTGTGGGATACGCTGCGGCGGAAAGGTATTCTGGTCCGGAACCTGAGCCGCCCCGGACGGCTGGATGGCTGCCTGAGAATCACCGTTGGTACACCGGCGGAAAACCGGGAGCTGGTAAAGGCGCTCGAAACGCTGGTGGACTGA